From a single Maylandia zebra isolate NMK-2024a linkage group LG3, Mzebra_GT3a, whole genome shotgun sequence genomic region:
- the aadat gene encoding kynurenine/alpha-aminoadipate aminotransferase, mitochondrial isoform X2, producing MNYARFLTAVSAARKPSPIRMLTELQQRSPPSLISLAGGAPNSNTFPFQSASITVKNGQTVTFDEVAMKRALQYSASNGIPELLTWMKNLQKNLHNPPTASYSPESGQMEMCVTTGSQEGLCKVFEMLVNPGDNVLLDAPTYSGTLAVLHPLGCNLINVPSDQHGMIPAALKEVLSRWDPSEIHKPGSTAPKILYTIPNGGNPTGASMTAERKKEVYELARQYDMLIIEDDPYYFLQFEKPWAPTFLSMDVDGRVIRTDSFSKILSSGLRIGFVTGPKPLVDRVVLHIQASTMHTSTFTQLMVSQLLHSWGQEGFLQHIDKVIEFYRKQRDAMISSADKWLKDVAEWHTPSAGMFLWMKLKGIADTQQLIMEKALEKEVLLVPGGVFMINSSEPCPYVRAAFSLSTPEQIDEALKRLSALIKEAL from the exons ATGAATTACGCTCGGTTTCTGACAGCTGTCAGTGCAGCGAGAAAGCCTTCCCCCATCAGGATGCTGA CTGAGCTGCAGCAGCGGTCACCTCCATCGCTGATTTCTTTGGCCGGAGGAGCTCCTAACTCCAACACCTTCCCCTTCCAGTCAGCGTCCATCACGGTGAAGAACGGGCAGACAGTCACCTTCGATGAGGTGGCGATGAAGAGAGCTCTGCAGTACTCCGCCTCTAATGG AATACCTGAGCTGCTGACGTGGATGAAAAACCTGCAGAAGAACCTCCACAACCCGCCGACTGCTAGCTACAGCCCTGAGAGCGGGCAGATGGAGATGTGTGTGACGACGGGGAGCCAGGAGGGGCTCTGCAAG GTGTTTGAGATGTTGGTCAACCCCGGAGACAATGTTCTTCTGGATGCGCCCACGTATTCGGGCACGCTCGCAGTA CTCCATCCTCTCGGCTGCAACTTGATAAACGTTCCCAGCGATCAGCATGGCATGATACCTGCAGCTCTGAAGGAAGTCCTGTCCCGGTGGGATCCGTCAGAGATCCACAAGCCCGGAAGCACCGCTCCCAAAATCCTCTACACTATCCCTAATGGAGGAAACCCCACCGGGGCCTCCATGACAGCAGAGAGGAAGAAGGAAGTGTATGAG CTGGCCAGGCAGTACGACATGCTCATCATCGAGGATGACCCCTACTATTTCCTACAGTTTGAAAAG CCGTGGGCTCCCACGTTTCTCTCCATGGATGTTGATGGGAGGGTCATCAGGACCGACTCCTTCTCCAAAATTCTGTCTTCAGG ACTGAGGATAGGTTTCGTGACCGGCCCCAAACCGCTTGTAGACCGGGTGGTGCTGCACATCCAGGCTTCGACGATGCACACAAGCAccttcacacag CTCATGGTGTCTCAGTTGTTGCACAGCTGGGGACAGGAGGGTTTCCTCCAGCACATAGACAA GGTGATTGAGTTTTACAGGAAACAGCGAGATGCCATGATCAGCTCTGCAGACAAATGGCTCAAAG atGTAGCAGAGTGGCACACACCATCAGCAGGCATGTTCCTGTGGATGAAACTGAAGGGCATAGCTGATACCCAGCAGCTGATCATGGAGAAGGCGTTGGAGAAAGAG gtCCTGCTAGTTCCTGGAGGCGTGTTCATGATCAACAGTAGTGAGCCCTGCCCCTACGTCAGAGCGGCCTTTTCTCTCAGCACACCGGAGCAGATTGATGAG GCTTTGAAAAGACTCTCTGCGCTCATCAAAGAGGCTTTGTGA
- the aadat gene encoding kynurenine/alpha-aminoadipate aminotransferase, mitochondrial isoform X1: MQTFLPGNMNYARFLTAVSAARKPSPIRMLTELQQRSPPSLISLAGGAPNSNTFPFQSASITVKNGQTVTFDEVAMKRALQYSASNGIPELLTWMKNLQKNLHNPPTASYSPESGQMEMCVTTGSQEGLCKVFEMLVNPGDNVLLDAPTYSGTLAVLHPLGCNLINVPSDQHGMIPAALKEVLSRWDPSEIHKPGSTAPKILYTIPNGGNPTGASMTAERKKEVYELARQYDMLIIEDDPYYFLQFEKPWAPTFLSMDVDGRVIRTDSFSKILSSGLRIGFVTGPKPLVDRVVLHIQASTMHTSTFTQLMVSQLLHSWGQEGFLQHIDKVIEFYRKQRDAMISSADKWLKDVAEWHTPSAGMFLWMKLKGIADTQQLIMEKALEKEVLLVPGGVFMINSSEPCPYVRAAFSLSTPEQIDEALKRLSALIKEAL, from the exons atgcagacATTTCTGCCCG GAAACATGAATTACGCTCGGTTTCTGACAGCTGTCAGTGCAGCGAGAAAGCCTTCCCCCATCAGGATGCTGA CTGAGCTGCAGCAGCGGTCACCTCCATCGCTGATTTCTTTGGCCGGAGGAGCTCCTAACTCCAACACCTTCCCCTTCCAGTCAGCGTCCATCACGGTGAAGAACGGGCAGACAGTCACCTTCGATGAGGTGGCGATGAAGAGAGCTCTGCAGTACTCCGCCTCTAATGG AATACCTGAGCTGCTGACGTGGATGAAAAACCTGCAGAAGAACCTCCACAACCCGCCGACTGCTAGCTACAGCCCTGAGAGCGGGCAGATGGAGATGTGTGTGACGACGGGGAGCCAGGAGGGGCTCTGCAAG GTGTTTGAGATGTTGGTCAACCCCGGAGACAATGTTCTTCTGGATGCGCCCACGTATTCGGGCACGCTCGCAGTA CTCCATCCTCTCGGCTGCAACTTGATAAACGTTCCCAGCGATCAGCATGGCATGATACCTGCAGCTCTGAAGGAAGTCCTGTCCCGGTGGGATCCGTCAGAGATCCACAAGCCCGGAAGCACCGCTCCCAAAATCCTCTACACTATCCCTAATGGAGGAAACCCCACCGGGGCCTCCATGACAGCAGAGAGGAAGAAGGAAGTGTATGAG CTGGCCAGGCAGTACGACATGCTCATCATCGAGGATGACCCCTACTATTTCCTACAGTTTGAAAAG CCGTGGGCTCCCACGTTTCTCTCCATGGATGTTGATGGGAGGGTCATCAGGACCGACTCCTTCTCCAAAATTCTGTCTTCAGG ACTGAGGATAGGTTTCGTGACCGGCCCCAAACCGCTTGTAGACCGGGTGGTGCTGCACATCCAGGCTTCGACGATGCACACAAGCAccttcacacag CTCATGGTGTCTCAGTTGTTGCACAGCTGGGGACAGGAGGGTTTCCTCCAGCACATAGACAA GGTGATTGAGTTTTACAGGAAACAGCGAGATGCCATGATCAGCTCTGCAGACAAATGGCTCAAAG atGTAGCAGAGTGGCACACACCATCAGCAGGCATGTTCCTGTGGATGAAACTGAAGGGCATAGCTGATACCCAGCAGCTGATCATGGAGAAGGCGTTGGAGAAAGAG gtCCTGCTAGTTCCTGGAGGCGTGTTCATGATCAACAGTAGTGAGCCCTGCCCCTACGTCAGAGCGGCCTTTTCTCTCAGCACACCGGAGCAGATTGATGAG GCTTTGAAAAGACTCTCTGCGCTCATCAAAGAGGCTTTGTGA
- the ino80b gene encoding INO80 complex subunit B isoform X1 — protein MWPLWSQEQTLMERMSSQRGEGGSSLHSAHKRKHKKHKKHKKKHHSFPEVPEPEPVVVPRPPPQLRLKIKLGGQTLGTKSVPTFTVHPGVARPPSPLMIIDNNVDDDDDDDDEDDDDEPSVPLEQYRAWLDEDSNLATSPLPDMDSDSMLGGPVDEEERWLDALEKGELDDNGELKKEIDESLLTARQKALLHKQQSQPLLELPMGYKEKEMTAEMMQKREERARKRRLQAAKKAEENKNQTIERLTKTSKAKIKSMKEKKSKQSQCPMVRYSDSVQGMAISFPAGVPAPTPAPPCPPPPAPLNCGVSGCTNLKKYSCSKTGVALCSLECYKRNLMLVQSAA, from the exons ATGTGGCCGCTGTGGTCGCAAGAACAAACACTCATGGAAAGAATGTCCAGCCAAAGAG gtgaaggcGGCTCCAGCCTGCACAGCGCTCACAAGcggaaacacaaaaaacacaagaagcaCAAGAAGAAGCACCACAGCTTCCCCGAGGTGCCGGAGCCTGAGCCTGTAGTGGTGCCTCGGCCTCCGCCGCAGCTCCGACTGAAGATCAAACTGGGAGGACAGACGCTGGGAACCAAGAG TGTTCCCACTTTCACCGTCCATCCTGGTGTGGCTCGTCCACCCTCACCTTTAATGATCATTGACAACAACGTTGATGACGACGATGATGACGacgatgaagatgatgatgacgagCCCTCTGTTCCTTTGGAGCAGTATCGAGCCTGGCTCG ATGAAGACAGCAACCTGGCCACATCCCCTCTGCCGGATATGGACTCAGATTCCATGCTGGGCGGGCCCGTGGACGAGGAGGAGCGGTGGCTGGACGCTCTGGAGAAAGGAGAGCTCGATGACAATGGAGAGCTGAAGAAGGAGATCGATGAGTCTCTGCTCACTGCCAGACAG AAAGCTCTGCTACACAAGCAGCAGAGTCAGCCTCTCCTGGAGCTCCCCATGGGCTACAAGGAGAAAGAGATGACCGCTGAGATGATGCAGAAGCGGGAGGAGCGTGCCCGAAAGAGACGCCTGCAGGCTGCCAAGAAGGCAGAGGAGAACAAGAACCAGACGATAGAGAGACTGACGAAAACCAGCAAGGCCAAGATCAAAAGCATGAAGGAGAAGAAGTCCAAGCAGAGCCAGTGCCCCATGGTTCGGTACAGCGATTCTGTCCAGGGAATGGCCATCTCCTTCCCAGCAGGGGTCCCCGCTCCTACCCCGGCACCTCCCTGCCCTCCTCCTCCAGCCCCATTGAACTGTGGAGTGAGCGGGTGCACAAACCTCAAGAAGTACTCGTGCTCAAAGACCGGAGTTGCTCTCTGCAGCCTCGAGTGCTACAAGAGGAACCTCATGCTCGTGCAGAGCGCAGCGTGA
- the ino80b gene encoding INO80 complex subunit B isoform X3: MKDMIHPRFLGEGGSSLHSAHKRKHKKHKKHKKKHHSFPEVPEPEPVVVPRPPPQLRLKIKLGGQTLGTKSVPTFTVHPGVARPPSPLMIIDNNVDDDDDDDDEDDDDEPSVPLEQYRAWLDEDSNLATSPLPDMDSDSMLGGPVDEEERWLDALEKGELDDNGELKKEIDESLLTARQKALLHKQQSQPLLELPMGYKEKEMTAEMMQKREERARKRRLQAAKKAEENKNQTIERLTKTSKAKIKSMKEKKSKQSQCPMVRYSDSVQGMAISFPAGVPAPTPAPPCPPPPAPLNCGVSGCTNLKKYSCSKTGVALCSLECYKRNLMLVQSAA; the protein is encoded by the exons AT GAAAGACATGATTCACCCCAGATTTCTCG gtgaaggcGGCTCCAGCCTGCACAGCGCTCACAAGcggaaacacaaaaaacacaagaagcaCAAGAAGAAGCACCACAGCTTCCCCGAGGTGCCGGAGCCTGAGCCTGTAGTGGTGCCTCGGCCTCCGCCGCAGCTCCGACTGAAGATCAAACTGGGAGGACAGACGCTGGGAACCAAGAG TGTTCCCACTTTCACCGTCCATCCTGGTGTGGCTCGTCCACCCTCACCTTTAATGATCATTGACAACAACGTTGATGACGACGATGATGACGacgatgaagatgatgatgacgagCCCTCTGTTCCTTTGGAGCAGTATCGAGCCTGGCTCG ATGAAGACAGCAACCTGGCCACATCCCCTCTGCCGGATATGGACTCAGATTCCATGCTGGGCGGGCCCGTGGACGAGGAGGAGCGGTGGCTGGACGCTCTGGAGAAAGGAGAGCTCGATGACAATGGAGAGCTGAAGAAGGAGATCGATGAGTCTCTGCTCACTGCCAGACAG AAAGCTCTGCTACACAAGCAGCAGAGTCAGCCTCTCCTGGAGCTCCCCATGGGCTACAAGGAGAAAGAGATGACCGCTGAGATGATGCAGAAGCGGGAGGAGCGTGCCCGAAAGAGACGCCTGCAGGCTGCCAAGAAGGCAGAGGAGAACAAGAACCAGACGATAGAGAGACTGACGAAAACCAGCAAGGCCAAGATCAAAAGCATGAAGGAGAAGAAGTCCAAGCAGAGCCAGTGCCCCATGGTTCGGTACAGCGATTCTGTCCAGGGAATGGCCATCTCCTTCCCAGCAGGGGTCCCCGCTCCTACCCCGGCACCTCCCTGCCCTCCTCCTCCAGCCCCATTGAACTGTGGAGTGAGCGGGTGCACAAACCTCAAGAAGTACTCGTGCTCAAAGACCGGAGTTGCTCTCTGCAGCCTCGAGTGCTACAAGAGGAACCTCATGCTCGTGCAGAGCGCAGCGTGA
- the ino80b gene encoding INO80 complex subunit B isoform X2 has product MGKRKDMIHPRFLGEGGSSLHSAHKRKHKKHKKHKKKHHSFPEVPEPEPVVVPRPPPQLRLKIKLGGQTLGTKSVPTFTVHPGVARPPSPLMIIDNNVDDDDDDDDEDDDDEPSVPLEQYRAWLDEDSNLATSPLPDMDSDSMLGGPVDEEERWLDALEKGELDDNGELKKEIDESLLTARQKALLHKQQSQPLLELPMGYKEKEMTAEMMQKREERARKRRLQAAKKAEENKNQTIERLTKTSKAKIKSMKEKKSKQSQCPMVRYSDSVQGMAISFPAGVPAPTPAPPCPPPPAPLNCGVSGCTNLKKYSCSKTGVALCSLECYKRNLMLVQSAA; this is encoded by the exons ATGGGAAAAAGGAAAGACATGATTCACCCCAGATTTCTCG gtgaaggcGGCTCCAGCCTGCACAGCGCTCACAAGcggaaacacaaaaaacacaagaagcaCAAGAAGAAGCACCACAGCTTCCCCGAGGTGCCGGAGCCTGAGCCTGTAGTGGTGCCTCGGCCTCCGCCGCAGCTCCGACTGAAGATCAAACTGGGAGGACAGACGCTGGGAACCAAGAG TGTTCCCACTTTCACCGTCCATCCTGGTGTGGCTCGTCCACCCTCACCTTTAATGATCATTGACAACAACGTTGATGACGACGATGATGACGacgatgaagatgatgatgacgagCCCTCTGTTCCTTTGGAGCAGTATCGAGCCTGGCTCG ATGAAGACAGCAACCTGGCCACATCCCCTCTGCCGGATATGGACTCAGATTCCATGCTGGGCGGGCCCGTGGACGAGGAGGAGCGGTGGCTGGACGCTCTGGAGAAAGGAGAGCTCGATGACAATGGAGAGCTGAAGAAGGAGATCGATGAGTCTCTGCTCACTGCCAGACAG AAAGCTCTGCTACACAAGCAGCAGAGTCAGCCTCTCCTGGAGCTCCCCATGGGCTACAAGGAGAAAGAGATGACCGCTGAGATGATGCAGAAGCGGGAGGAGCGTGCCCGAAAGAGACGCCTGCAGGCTGCCAAGAAGGCAGAGGAGAACAAGAACCAGACGATAGAGAGACTGACGAAAACCAGCAAGGCCAAGATCAAAAGCATGAAGGAGAAGAAGTCCAAGCAGAGCCAGTGCCCCATGGTTCGGTACAGCGATTCTGTCCAGGGAATGGCCATCTCCTTCCCAGCAGGGGTCCCCGCTCCTACCCCGGCACCTCCCTGCCCTCCTCCTCCAGCCCCATTGAACTGTGGAGTGAGCGGGTGCACAAACCTCAAGAAGTACTCGTGCTCAAAGACCGGAGTTGCTCTCTGCAGCCTCGAGTGCTACAAGAGGAACCTCATGCTCGTGCAGAGCGCAGCGTGA